In Nissabacter sp. SGAir0207, the genomic stretch ATCAGACTGAGGCGCGCCGCCTGGCCAGAAAACTCCGGCGGGATCTGGTCGCTCAGCCAGTACTGCCCGGCAATCGACACGAGCTCAGCACTAAGATTCGTGCAGAAAATCTGGCACTGCGCATCACCGCCGGCACCTGCCAGCGCACGGCCGCGCATCATCCCATAAACGTGGATATTGCCGTCGGCAATCAGCTCCGCGCCAGCGCTGACGCTGCTGATTACGATCAAATCACTGTTACGTGCATAAATCTGCTGCCCGGAACGGACAGGGGCGTGGACGATGCGCGTCTTGGCCGGGAGGTTGTCGGGTACAGGCGGCGGGGGCGGCGCTTTCGGCCCCTTGCCCTCGTTCAGCAGTGGCAGCCCGGCGCGGGCGATGGCACGTTTTTGCTGCTCATCCTTGCAACCGCTGAAGCCGACAACACGCAGGCCCGCGGACGTCACGGCCTGTTGTATCTCCTTCCAGTTAACCTCACCGCTCAGCGAGGCCACATTGATCACAACAGGGGCACTTTTAAGAAATGCCGGTGCCTGCTCTACCTTCTCCTGCAATGCCTGGCGAATGACCTCAGGCTGCGCGTGGTGCAAATGGACCACCGACAGGGTAAAACTGCTGCCTTTTAGCTCAATGGGCGATTGTGACATCTATCCTGACTCAGTTTCAGCAACGTAAATCCCCGGAACAGCACCCGGGGGGCGATATTCCGATGTACGTGAAGCATGTTATAGTTACCGGTATATCTAGGCAAGAGACGCTATCCATTAAAAAGAGTTAAAAAAATGCTTTGCATGATTTATAGAAGTTCAAAACGCGACCAAACTTATCTCTACGTCGAAAAAAGAGATGATTTCTCCGCCGTTCCAGATGAGTTGTTGAAAAGCTTCGGCCAACCGCAGTTCTCGATGGTCATCAATCTGGCCACCCGTACTAAATTGGCCGGTGCCGATATTGAAAAAGTACGCGAAGCTCTCTCCAGTCAGGGCTATTATTTACAATTGCCGCCACCCCCGGAGTCATTATTGAAACTGCATCTGAATAATAAGCCGGAATAATCGCCAAATATTCTGTTGCAGAATAATTTCTGCGGAAAATGTGAACGGTGACGCATGAATGGGGGCGGCCGGGGAGCGGTGTGTGATGCACGTCTCCCCGCCGCCCCCACTGGACTAGACCATAAGGAAAACCGTATGAAAAAGACCGCATTGGCCATTTTGCTCGGCACCCTGGCCCTGACCGCTTGCACCACCGCGCAAAAAACCGCGCCTGAAAACACCACGCCTTCCCCTTCTGCTGCCTCCGCCTCTGGCGGCATGCTCAACGCCGAGCCACCGGCCCAGAACGCCCAAGACCCGCAGTGATGCCCCGCAGGCAGCCTGCTGCCTGCCGTGACCCAAGGAGTATGTGATGAGACAGAGCGTGGTAGCCCTATTGATTGGCCTGACCCTGACCGCCTGTGCCAGCAAGCCACCGGCGGCCCCGTCGGCCACCGCCCCGGATCGTGCGCCAGCGGCGTCGCCCAGCGGCGGGATGCTAAAACCCCCGGCAAAAACCACGCTGGCAGCGCAGGGCCGTGACCCGGCGGAGTTCCCGGCCTATGTTGAGCAGCTGAAGCAGCAGGCGCGTGCCCAGGGGATCAGCGAGGCCACCCTGGAGAGCGCCTTCGCCAACATTCACTTTGTTGACCGGGTGATCGCCTCCGATCGCAACCAGCTGGAGAAGAAGGTGACGCTGGATGACTACCTGCAACGCGTCCTGCCGGCCTGGAAAGTGGCGCAGGGCCGCACGCAGTATCAGGCGAACCGGGCGGAAGTGGATGCCGCCAGCCAACGCTATGGCGTGCAGCCGCAATATATCGTCGCCCTGTGGGCGATGGAGAGCAGCTTTGGCAAAATCCAGGGCAAGGAGGATGTCATCTCTGCGCTGGCGACCCTGGCCTTTGAGGGGCGGCGTGAGGCCTTCTTCACCAAGGAGCTGATGGCGGCGCTGAAGATTGTCCAGCAGGGGCATATCCCGGCCGCGGAAATGAAAGGCTCATGGGCTGGCGCGATGGGGCAGTCACAATTTATGCCGACCTCGTTCCTGACTTACGGCGCGGATGGTGACGGCGATGGCCGCATCGACATCTGGCAAAACCGGGCTGATGTGTTCGCCTCCACTGCCAACTACCTCGCCACCGAAGGGTGGAAAGCCAATCAGGGCTGGGGGCAGGAGGTACGGTTGCCCGCCGGTTTCAGCGCTGATCTGGCCGGGCTGAAGAACGATCAGGCGAAGCGAATCAGCGACTGGCAAGCGCTGGGTGTGACGCCAGCGGATGCCAAACCGCTGCCGGACGCCGGCACGCGTGCCTGGATTATCACGCCAGACGATCTTCAGGGACGCGCCTTTATGGTTTACGATAACTTCCGCACCATTATGCACTGGAACCGCTCCTACTATTTTGCCCTCAGCATCGGCATGATGGCGGACGGCGTGGCCCAGTAACCCGGACTGGCCCGCACCATGGGCCGGTCGCTAACGTGTTTACGCAGGAGAAGGGCATGTATCAACATCGTGACTGGCAGGGCTGTCTGCTGGATTACCCGGTCAGTAAAGTGGTCTGTGTTGGCAGTAACTATGCCAAGCATATTAAAGAGATGGGCAATCAGGCGTCGGCTGAGCCGGTGCTGTTCATCAAGCCGGAGACCGCCCTGTGCGATCTGCGCCAGCCCATTGCCATACCGAAAGAGTTCGGTTCCGTGCACCATGAGGTGGAGCTGGCCGTATTGATTGGCTCGCCGCTGAAGCAGGCCAGTGAAGAGCGGGTTGCCAGCGCCATCGCTGGCTATGGCGTGGCGCTGGATCTGACGCTGCGCGACCTGCAAGCCGAGTTCAAAAAGGCCGGCCAGCCGTGGGAGAAGGCCAAGGGATTTGATGGCTCCAGCCCGGTGTCTGGCTTTATCCCGGTGGCGGAGTTTGGTGACCCGCAACAGGCCACGCTGAAACTGGCCGTCAACGGTGACGTGCGCCAGCAGGGCACCACCGCAGACATGATCACTCCGATTCTGCCGCTCATCAGCTACATGAGCAAATTCTTCACCCTGCGTCCCGGCGATATCATTCTGACCGGCACCCCGGAGGGCGTTGGCCCACTGGCCGCCGGCGACGCGCTGGAGATCTCCCTCAACGACCACAGCCTGACCACCCGCGTACTGTGATCGCTTTCCGCCCCGCTGGGGGCGGAAAACTTGCATCTGGGGCGCAAAGGGTCTATATAGGCTGCGTCTTTTCACTTATCAGGTATCGCATATGTCCCAACTCCCTTTCTGGCAGCAAAAAACCTTGTCCGAGATGACGGACGGTGAATGGGAATCGTTGTGTGACGGCTGCGGGCAGTGCTGCCTGCACAAGCTGATTGATGAGGATACGGACGAGCTCTACTTCACCAACGTTGCCTGCAACCAGCTTAATATCAAATCCTGCCAGTGCCGCAACTATGAGCGTCGCTTTGAGCTGGAAGAGGATTGCATCAAGCTGACGCGCGAAAACCTCACGACGTTTGACTGGCTGCCGCCGACCTGCGCCTATCGCCTGATTGGCGAGGGCAAAACGCTGCTGCCCTGGCACCCGCTGCTCACCGGTTCCAAGGCCGCGATGCATGGTGAACGCATCTCAGTGCGCAATATTGCCGTGCGCGAAAGTGAGGTGGTGGACTGGCAGGATCACATCCTGAACAAACCTGACTGGGCGCGCTAAGCCCGGCACCCGATTGCTGATGCCGGATGCCCCCATCCGGCAGGCACACAGGATGAATCAGGTCAGGCTAATGCCGATGATGGCATTCACCATCCCGGACACCGTGAACACGCCCCCTACAATCCAAAAGGCTCTCTGCTTCTGGGTGGTCGCCAGCGCCAGCATGGCGCACGCTAACACCAGTTGGGGAATGGCAATGATAGTGAATGTAGACATCTGCTCTCCTTGATTGTCATGATAGCCGCCCGGCAATCGCTCCTTCGGCGCGGAAGCGCCATTACCTTAGCAAAGATCCCTGATCGCTGACAGGAAACCTCGGCTTTGTGGCTGGTCTGGCGGCACAACGTTCCCATACGGGCTATGATTGACGCAGACAAGGCCATCAAGAGAGGGAAGCATGAATAAAGTCATCCTGTTCGCGATATTTGCGCTGGCATTCCTGATCGGTGCCATCATGCGGGTCATCTCCGGCCTGTGGCTGCATGCGTTGATTCTCTTCTTCTTTGCGGCGCTGTGTGCATGGTTCAGTCTGGCCTCGGCCCGCCGGCGGCCCCGCTAGGGAGTCGGCCGAGCGGCCAGCAGGCGTAGGCAGGAAAACGGGGGCCTGAAAAGAGTCTATACTTCATTAACCTATGTTGGGTAAATGGAGGTAATGCAATGTCTGAACGCCCCGATCACAATGCGCCATTCCCGGACGATCATGAAAACCACGGCCTGCCGGAAGATGCGCCTCACGTCCCCAATCCTTATGAAGAGGATGACATCCCGGTCAATACGCCGCCGGATGAAGAGGGGGAGATCCCCAGAAAACGGGATGACAGCGATGATGATAAAGAGGACCCGTATCAGGTGGAGTAAGCCCGCTGATGCGTGTCGCATACGCTGCGCCCTCACAGGCCCATCCCTGGGCCTGATGATTTTCCCGCTTTTTCCCCGTTTATCCCCTTAGCACGATAAAAATTTCTCACGCAGTCAGGGCAAGAAATGGCTCCAACCGCCGTCGCCTGCGGCAGGTGGCAACATTTTGTGACAAAGCCCGGCCACCGCCGGGCCAGCGGCTGGCGTGGGCTGGACAGGCAGCGCACCATGGTTGCCCACCATCTTGAAAATTTCCTACTACACTGGAGTGTTATGTATAACCGAACGGAGGACGACGATGACCATTCATAAGAAAGGGCAAGCGCATTGGGAAGGCGACATCAAACGTGGTAAGGGCCATATCTCCACGGAGAGCGGCGCGCTCAACCAGCAGCCGTATGGCTTCAATACCCGTTTTGAGGGCAAGCCGGGTACCAACCCGGAAGAGCTGATCGGGGCCGCGCACTCGGCCTGTTTCTCTATGGCGCTGTCACTGATCCTGGGTGAAGCGGGCTATACGCCGGAGAGCATCGATACCGTTGCGGATGTCTCACTGGACAAAGTGGGTGAGGGCTACAAAATCACGAAAGTGGCGCTCCAGAGCGAAGTGAAGCTGCCGGGCATTGAGGAGGGGGAGTTTGAGTCCCTGATCAATAAAGCGAAGGCGGGCTGTCCGGTGTCACAACTGATCAACGCGGACATTACGCTCGACTACAAACTGCACAACTGATCCCTGCCGCCCCGTCCGCTTGGGCGGGGCAGTCTCTGCCAGCCTTGCGGCCTATAGCCGATCCGTCAGCTTATCCACGACCACTCTTCCCTCTACGTCCTGCTGGGTGATGCGTACATCCACCGGGTAGGAGCGGCGCGTGTTCAATCGATCAAAGACCGAAACAGTGCCGGTAATGCGTCCAGCGCCATTGCGGATCTGGTAGACCGTGATCTCCTCCTGGCCCTGATTGGGCAGGCGGGTATGGTGGATCTGTTCCAGCGTATCCTGTTCGGTGAGGTGCAGGTGATCTCTTAGCATTGTTGTTATCTCCATAGAATCCGGCACGAAGTATATGCCTGATATTTATCGGTTCAATTGAAGATATGATTTGACAAAATACGTAAAAAGGCGTAATCGCGCGCGATGGAGACGCAGAAGCTCGGCCCAGCAGAAGCGTGGGAATGAAAGCAAATGGCGGGGAGTAGAAAGAAAAAAGCCCACAACGGATAGCGGGCGTAGGGATAGTACCGATCATTAGAAGTGGATCTGCGCCCACCCCATGATAGTAGCCAGCCGGTAGCCGGATTGAAACTGGTAGAAGTCTCAAAAAAAGCCCGCATGATGCGGGCCGGATAGATTATCCGCTACAAGAGGTATCCTATAGCGTGATTATTTAAAGGGGTTAATAATCACCGCGCAATAATAACGTTTGTTATTTAATTAGCAATAACTATTTGAATTTTAAATTTTTATGAGAATTATGCCGTGTCTGAGAAGCGGATTTTAGGTAAAAAATAGGCAAAGAAAAACCCGCTCTTGGGCGGGCTATTTTTTTCAGGTACTGCGGGAAAACCTGGTGTTGGGCAGACATTGCTTCGCTTTTGTCTGTAAAGACAATGCCATAGGCAGGGAATTTAAGTAAATCGGTTGCTTCTATCGATATGATAGTATTTATGAATGGATATGATAAATACACATAAAGACGGCGCCCGCAGGCGCCGTTTTTTTAGCGGTTAAAGAGGTCGCGGCGTCGGGGCGGGAAGAACTGTGCCAGTACGACCAGCAGGGCAATCAGCATAAAGATGGCGAACACCACCACCAGCCACTGCGGCATACTGAGTGAGAGGAACTCCCACTGCTTCTCCGCACAATCGCCCGTGGCGACAAACACGCTGGGCAACCATTTGTCCAGCGGCAGCCAGCTTGGGAAACGGGCGGCAAAATCGCAGGTGGCAAAGGGCGAGGGGTGGAGCTGAATCATGGTGTGCTCCCATGACAGGCGAATGCCCTCCCACGCGCTATAGATCCAGCCGGCCATCGCCACGAAGCGCAGCGGCGTCGCCGGGGCCAGTGCGCCCACCAGTGCGGCCAGCATGACCCCGAACAGTGCGCAGCGCTCATAGATGCACATGACACAGGGTTTCAGCATCATCACATGCTGGAAATAGAGGGCAGTCAGTTCCAGCACCAACGCGGCAAAAGCAAGTAATAACCAGGCACCGCGCCCCCGGGAGCAACGGTTTAGAAAGTGCAACATAATGTCCTGTCCATGCGATAACTGTCTGAGCGGCAGTGTAAACCAAATTACTGGCGCTGCCAGCCACCGTTGCACAAATATGCGTAAAAAGCGGTAAATGAGGCAGGAGTTTTTAGGGATAAATGCCGCGCCCACGCGCCCTGGCATGAACAGGGGCGGCGGCAAGCCACTGCGCAGGCATTCAGTTAATGTTAGCTTTTGGTGCTATAACCTGGCCTGGACGTCTGGTATGATGAGCTGAAATATTTGGCTTATATATGTCGCTACGGAACGTTAAACACATGGTTATAAAGGCGCAAAGTCCTGCCGGTTTCGCGGAAGAGTACATTATTGAGAGTATCTGGAATAATCGCTTCCCCCCTGGCTCTATTTTGCCCGCGGAGCGTGAGCTGTCAGAGCTGATCGGGGTCACCCGTACCACGCTGCGTGAAGTCTTGCAGCGTCTGGCACGCGATGGCTGGCTGACGATCCAGCACGGCAAACCCACGCGGGTCAACAACTTCTGGGAGACCTCCGGGTTGAACATCCTGGAGACGCTGGCTCGCCTCGATCATGACAGCGTACCGCAGCTGATCGACAATCTGCTGGCAGTGCGCACCAACATCGCCTCGCTCTTTATCCGCACCGCAGTGCGCCACCACCCGGAGCAGGCGTGTGAAATCCTCGAACAGGCTTCTGCCGTGGAGGACAATGCGGATGCGTTTGCCGAGCTGGATTACGGTATCTTCCGTGGGCTGGCGTTTGCTTCCGGCAACCCAATCTATGGCCTGATCCTCAACGGCCTGCGCGGCCTCTATATGCGCGTTGGGCGTTACTACTTCTCCAACCCGGAGGCCCGCCAGTTGGCGCTGGACTTCTATGAGCGCCTCTCAGCGCTGAGCCGCGACAACATGCACGATCAGGTGATGGAGTGCGTGCGCAACTACGGCAAGGAGAGCGGCGCTATCTGGCACGGTATGCAGGGTGCCATCCCGCGTGATATCGCGGAGATCCGCCGCTAAGTACGCAATCCGCATGTCATAAAAAGGGCGCCCGCAGGCGCCCTTTTTGCTGGCCGGTCATCAGAGCGGCGAGGTGCGCGGCGGGCAGCGATCCAGCAGCTCCACGCTGCCATCATCATTTTTCTGCTCCATGTAGACATCAAAGCCCCACAGGCGGTGGATATGCTTCATCACCTCCCGACGGCTCTTGTCCAGTGGCGCGCGCTCATGCGGGATGTAACGCAGCGTGAGGGAGCGATCGCCACGCAGGTCAACGTTCCAGACCTGGATATTCGGCTCATGGTTGCTGAGGTTGTACTGTGCCGACAGCGACTGGCGGATGGCACGGTAACCCTCCTCATTATGGATGGCGGCGATCTCCAGATAGTTATTGTGATCGTCATCCAGCACGGTGAACAGCCGGAAGTCGCGCATCACCTTGGGCGACAGGAACTGGCTGATAAAGCTCTCATCCTTGAAATCACGCATCGCGAAGTGCAGGGTATCCAGCCAGTCAGAGCCAGCGATGTCCGGGAACCAGTAGCGATCCTCCTCCGTCGGGTTCTGGCAGATGCGTTTGATGTCCTGGAACATGGCGAAGCCCAGCGCGTAGGGGTTGATGCCGCTGTAATAGGGGCTGTTATAGGGCGGCTGGTAGACCACGTTGGTATGGCTGTGCAGGAACTCCATCATGAAGCGCTCGCTGACCAGCCCCTCGTCATACATGTGGTTAAGGATGGTGTAGTGCCAGAAGGTGGCCCACCCCTCATTCATCACCTGGGTCTGCTTCTGCGGATAGAAGTACTGGCTAATCTTGCGCACGATGCGCAGCACCTCACGTTGCCACGGCTCCAGCAGCGGGGCGTTCTTCTCCATGAAGTAGAGCAGGTTCTCCTGCGGCTCGGCCGGGAAGCGGCGCGCCACCTCTGGTGCCTCTTCGCGCTCACGGCGTGGCAGGGTACGCCACAGCGAGTTCACCTGGCTTTGCAGGTACTCCTCGCGGCTCTTCTGCCGGGCGCGCTCCTCTTGCAAGGAGATCTTCTGCGGGCGTTTGTAGCGGTCGACGCCATAGTTCATCAGCGCATGGCAGGAGTCGAGCAGCTTCTCCACCTCATCCACGCCATAGCGCTCCTCGCACTCGCTGATGTAGTGGCGGGCGAACAGCAGGTAGTCAACGATGGAACCGGCATCTGTCCAGCTACGGAACAGGTAGTTATTCTTGAAGAAGGAGTTGTGGCCATAGCAGGCGTGGGCCATCACCAGCGCCTGCATGGTCATGGTGTTCTCTTCCATCAGATAGGCGATACAGGGATTGGAGTTGATCACAATCTCATACGCCAGCCCTTGCTGGCCATGCTTGTAGCGCTGCTCCGTCTCGATGAACTTTTTGCCGAACGACCAGTGGGTATAGTTGATGGGCATGCCGATACTGGAGTAGGCGTCCATCATCTGCTCAGAGGTAATCACCTCGATCTGGTGGGGATAGGTGTCCAGTCGGTAGAGTTTGGCCACCCGATCAATCTGTTCCAGATAGACCTGAAGCAGCTCGAATGTCCAGTCCGGGCCATCACTCAGGCGTTCCTGTTTAATCTGCTCTTGCGTCATCGTCATCAGCGCACCCTCATTGTTGTTTGGCCTGATCTTGCCGGCCCACTATCAATCGTAGCTCAAACTTTACACATCGGGTTAGGCCACCGCCGGTGGCAGGCCATCCAGCCTCACACTCCGCTAGAAAAAGCAGCCGGTTAGCGCGATACGCACCACCTGCACCTATCCGCCCACAGGCCGCGGTAGGCAGGGCCAAAGCCTATCATCCGCCATCTGTCAGGCGCTTTCCAGCGGGGTGCAACAATAAGTATGGGGCAACTGCCCACTGTAGCGATATTAAATGCTGCGGATGTGACGATGGGCTGAAACAAGCTGCGGCAAAAAAGCCCCGCTGGCAGGCCGATCCGTTCGCCGCTGTCAGTGCTGTCATTGCCAGCAAAAAAGCACCAGATTTCTGCTTGCAGGGGGCCTAAGCCGGATCTTATCGCTATTTGATCCCGGCTATTGAAAAAGATCGGATGATAAAGGATAAATATTTGTGAAAACAGTCACGACTATCGTGGATATTGTTGGATGGTTTTTTCTGTTGCGTTAATTTGTCGTTAACAGAAGATTGTGCTTTATCAAGCCAAAGGTGAGATCGCTATGCGTGTGTTGGTTTTGGGAAGTGGCGTCGTCGGCGTGGCCAGCGCCTGGTATCTGGCGAAAGCAGGGCATGAGGTGACCGTCATCGATCGCCAGAGCGGCCCGGCGGAGGAGACCAGTGCTGGCAACGCCGGGCAGATTTCACCGGGTTACGCTGCCCCCTGGGCCGCGCCCGGCGTGCCGCTCAAGGCGATCAAGTGGATGTTCCAGCGCCACGCGCCGTTGGCGATCCGCCTCGACGGCAGTGGCTTCCAGCTGCGCTGGATGTGGCAGATGCTGCGCAACTGCGACATGTCCCACTACCAGACCAACAAGGGGCGTATGGTGCGCCTGTCAGAGTACAGCCGCGACTGCCTGAAGGCGCTGCGCCAGGAGACCCACATCCAGTATGAGGGGCGGCAGGGTGGCACGTTGCAGCTGTTCCGCACGGCCCAGCAGTATGAGAATGCCAGCAAGGATATCGCGGTGTTGCAGGAGGCCGGGGTGCCTTACCAACTGCTCGAGGCGGCCCAACTGGCAAGCGTGGAGCCAGCACTGGCCGGGGTGGCGCACAAGTTGACCGGCGGGCTGCGCCTGCCGAACGATGAGACTGGCGACTGCCAGCTCTTTACCCGCCAGCTGGCGGAGATGGCGAAGCAGGCAGGCGTTACCTTCCTGTTTGACCGCAATGTCGATCGCCTGCTGGTGGAGGGTGATCGCATCCGTGGCGTCCAGTGCGGCAATGAAACCCTGACGGCTGACAGCTATGTGGTGGCCTTTGGCTCCTACTCCACGGCGCTGTTAAAAGGGGTAGTCTCCATCCCAGTCTACCCGCTGAAAGGTTACTCGCTGACCATCCCAATCACTGACCCGGCGGGCGCGCCACACTCGACGGTGTTGGATGAGACCTACAAAATCGCCATCACCCGGTTTGACAACCGCATCCGCGTGGGCGGCATGGCAGAGATTGTCGGCTTCAACACCGGCCTGATGCAGGCGCGCCGCGAAACGCTGGAGATGGTGGTCAAGGATCTCTACCCACGTGGCGGCAATGTCGAGCAGGCCACCTTCTGGACCGGCCTGCGCCCGATGACGCCGGATGGCACGCCGGTGGTGGGCCGCACGCCGCTGAAGAACCTCTTCCTCAACACCGGCCACGGCACGCTGGGCTGGACGATGGCCTGCGGCTCCGGGCAGTTGTTGGCGGACATCGTCTCTGGCGTGACACCGGCCATCCCGTATGAGGATCTCTCGGTCGCACGTTATCTGGAGGGATTCCAGGCCACGGCGCGCCCCGGTGCGGGCCGCATTCACCCGGTCAGCTAAGGCCAGCTCGCTATTGACTGCCTCCGGGCACACACGTTTACAGAGGGAAGATTGTCATGCCGCGTCCGATATCCGCGACCGTTCACCTGGATGCCCTGCGCCACAACCTTGGCGTGGCGCGCCGCGCCGCGCCCGCTGCCCACCTGTGGGCCGTGGTGAAGGCCAATGCCTATGGCCACGGCCTGCGCCAGATGTGGCAGGCTTTCGATCAGGCTGATGGCTATGCGCTGCTGAACTATGAGGAGGCCATCACGCTGCGAGAGGCGGGCTGGCAGGGGCCGATCCTGTTGCTGGAGGGCTTTTTCGCCGCCGAGGATCTGGCACTGCTGGATCGCTACCGCCTTACCACCGCCGTCCACAGCGCCTGGCAGGTGGAGGCGCTGGCACAGGCCCGGCTCTCCGCGCCGCTGGACGTCTACTTGAAGCTCAACAGCGGCATGAACCGCTTAGGCTTTGCGCCAGATGCCCTGCCAGCGGCCTGGCAACGGCTGAAGGCGCTGCCACAGGTGGGCAACCTGACGCTGATGAGCCACTTCGCGCTGGCGGATGCCCCGGAGGGGGTGAGCGAGCAGTACGCGGTGATTGAACAGGTAGGGCGCGATGTGCCACTGCCGCGCTGCCTCGCCAACTCGGCCGCCACCCTCTGGCACCCGCAGACCCACCATGCGGCGGTCAGGCCGGGCATTATTTTGTATGGCGCGTCGCCAAGCGGCGTGGCGCAGGACATCGCTGCGACCGGCCTGCGGCCTGCCATGAGCCTGACCAGCGAAATTATCGGCATCCAGCAACTGCGCGCCGGTGACCGCGTCGGCTATGGCGCACGCTACACGGCTGACGGCCCACAGCGCATGGGCGTGGTGGCATGTGGCTATGCCGACGGCTACCCGCGGCACGCGCCGACCGGTACGCCGATCAGCGTAGGAGGCGTGATGACGCGCACCCTTGGGCGGGTCTCCATGGATATGCTGGCGGTGGATCTGACGCCCTGTCCAGCGGCCCAGATTGGCTCGCCGGTGGAGTTGTGGGGGGAGCAGGTGCGGGTAGATGAGGTGGCCGCCGCCGCTGATACGCTCGGGTATGAGCTACTGACAGCGGTGACGGCCAGGGTGCCGTTCCATTACCACGGCTAGGGCGGTCAGGCGTCCGACTTCAATGAGGTGATCTGGCCGCGCAGGGTTTTACTCAACCGGCGGGCACGCAGCGCCAGCAGGCAGCCAGCCAGCATCATCACCGCCAGCGAGAGTTTCGGGGCCAGCGGCAGTGCCATCGCCGCCAGCCCAAGCACCGAGCCACCTGCCATCTGCACAAAGCCCACCAGCGCCGAGGCAACGCCTGCCTCACTGCCATACGGCTCCAGGGCGTAGCTGGTGGCTGGCCCCATCATAAATGCCAGCCCGGCACAGGCCGCGGCGACCGGCAGCATATAGACCCACCACTGCGGCTGCACGGTGGCTGGCAGCAGTGCCATGCCCAACGCCAGTCCGGCCGCGCCCACCAGCATCAGCACACTGCCGATTGCCAGACAGAGCGGGCGGCCCATCTTGTGGATCACGCGGTTGGCGATGACGCTCACCAACAAAATCCAGAAACCATTCGCGCCAAAGGCCAGCGAGAAGTGCAGCGGCGACAGCCCGCCGTCACCCATCAAAACCGTAGGTGCCAGCGACACATAGGTCAGCGCCATGCCCATCGCCCCGGCGTTGACCAGCGCGAAGGTGACGAAACGGCGATCGCGCAGAATCGCGCCATACTGGCGCAGCGGCAGACCGCGCACCGGTACCGTATCCGCCGGGCGTGTCTCGGGCATCAGCAGCGCAATCAGGATAAACACCGCCACCGCATAGCCGCCAAGGAACCAGAAGGGCGCGCGCCAGCCAAACGCCTCCGCCAGCAGGCCGCCCAGCAAGGGTGCCAGCGCTGGCACAATGTTGAGCGTGCCATTCAGGAAGCCAAACGCGCGCGCCGCGTCTTCGCCGTTCAGCCGGTCACGCACGCCGGTGAAGGCCACCACGGCGGTGCAGCAGACCGCCACCCCCTGGATCAGCCGCGAGGCGATAAACATCGCCGGACTGACCGCCAGTGCCGCGACCACGGCCCCGGCCAGGTAGAGCGCGATGCCGGCCAGTGCCACGGGTTTGCGGCCATAGTTATCCACCAGCGGGCCAGCCACCAGCTGCCCGGCACCGAGCACCAGAATAAACAGTGAAATGGTTGCCTGAATCACTGATTGTGGCGTGCCCAGCCCCTCGGCAATCGCCGGGATGGTCGGCAGGTAGAGATCAATGCCCAGCGGGCCAAGCAGGACAATGGACAACAACAGCAGTAAAAATTTTTGCATAACGTAAACAACACTTCCTCAGCGGCAGCCGGCCGCCTGTGTGTCTGGGCGGGCGGCAAAAGAAACGCGCCGCGAAGGGCGGCG encodes the following:
- a CDS encoding fumarylacetoacetate hydrolase family protein gives rise to the protein MYQHRDWQGCLLDYPVSKVVCVGSNYAKHIKEMGNQASAEPVLFIKPETALCDLRQPIAIPKEFGSVHHEVELAVLIGSPLKQASEERVASAIAGYGVALDLTLRDLQAEFKKAGQPWEKAKGFDGSSPVSGFIPVAEFGDPQQATLKLAVNGDVRQQGTTADMITPILPLISYMSKFFTLRPGDIILTGTPEGVGPLAAGDALEISLNDHSLTTRVL
- a CDS encoding YcgL domain-containing protein, with translation MLCMIYRSSKRDQTYLYVEKRDDFSAVPDELLKSFGQPQFSMVINLATRTKLAGADIEKVREALSSQGYYLQLPPPPESLLKLHLNNKPE
- a CDS encoding OsmC family protein, with the translated sequence MTIHKKGQAHWEGDIKRGKGHISTESGALNQQPYGFNTRFEGKPGTNPEELIGAAHSACFSMALSLILGEAGYTPESIDTVADVSLDKVGEGYKITKVALQSEVKLPGIEEGEFESLINKAKAGCPVSQLINADITLDYKLHN
- the fadR gene encoding fatty acid metabolism transcriptional regulator FadR, whose protein sequence is MVIKAQSPAGFAEEYIIESIWNNRFPPGSILPAERELSELIGVTRTTLREVLQRLARDGWLTIQHGKPTRVNNFWETSGLNILETLARLDHDSVPQLIDNLLAVRTNIASLFIRTAVRHHPEQACEILEQASAVEDNADAFAELDYGIFRGLAFASGNPIYGLILNGLRGLYMRVGRYYFSNPEARQLALDFYERLSALSRDNMHDQVMECVRNYGKESGAIWHGMQGAIPRDIAEIRR
- a CDS encoding lytic transglycosylase domain-containing protein — its product is MRQSVVALLIGLTLTACASKPPAAPSATAPDRAPAASPSGGMLKPPAKTTLAAQGRDPAEFPAYVEQLKQQARAQGISEATLESAFANIHFVDRVIASDRNQLEKKVTLDDYLQRVLPAWKVAQGRTQYQANRAEVDAASQRYGVQPQYIVALWAMESSFGKIQGKEDVISALATLAFEGRREAFFTKELMAALKIVQQGHIPAAEMKGSWAGAMGQSQFMPTSFLTYGADGDGDGRIDIWQNRADVFASTANYLATEGWKANQGWGQEVRLPAGFSADLAGLKNDQAKRISDWQALGVTPADAKPLPDAGTRAWIITPDDLQGRAFMVYDNFRTIMHWNRSYYFALSIGMMADGVAQ
- the dsbB gene encoding disulfide bond formation protein DsbB, whose translation is MLHFLNRCSRGRGAWLLLAFAALVLELTALYFQHVMMLKPCVMCIYERCALFGVMLAALVGALAPATPLRFVAMAGWIYSAWEGIRLSWEHTMIQLHPSPFATCDFAARFPSWLPLDKWLPSVFVATGDCAEKQWEFLSLSMPQWLVVVFAIFMLIALLVVLAQFFPPRRRDLFNR
- the minC gene encoding septum site-determining protein MinC, whose amino-acid sequence is MSQSPIELKGSSFTLSVVHLHHAQPEVIRQALQEKVEQAPAFLKSAPVVINVASLSGEVNWKEIQQAVTSAGLRVVGFSGCKDEQQKRAIARAGLPLLNEGKGPKAPPPPPVPDNLPAKTRIVHAPVRSGQQIYARNSDLIVISSVSAGAELIADGNIHVYGMMRGRALAGAGGDAQCQIFCTNLSAELVSIAGQYWLSDQIPPEFSGQAARLSLIDNVLTIKPLN
- a CDS encoding YcgN family cysteine cluster protein → MSQLPFWQQKTLSEMTDGEWESLCDGCGQCCLHKLIDEDTDELYFTNVACNQLNIKSCQCRNYERRFELEEDCIKLTRENLTTFDWLPPTCAYRLIGEGKTLLPWHPLLTGSKAAMHGERISVRNIAVRESEVVDWQDHILNKPDWAR